The Salvelinus sp. IW2-2015 linkage group LG31, ASM291031v2, whole genome shotgun sequence genome window below encodes:
- the LOC111956103 gene encoding dnaJ homolog subfamily C member 8, with protein sequence MNEAEMAAAGGEPPAQSGPDDLFNHFYTEVKQIEKRDSVLTSKQQIDRLLRPGSSYFNLNPFEVLQIDPEATDEELKKRFRALSILVHPDKNQDDPGRAQLAFEAVDKAYKNLLEPEQKKRAVDVIQAGKEYVEHNMKEKKKXLKKDGKPQFVEEDDPEMFRQAVYKQTMKLFAELEIKRKEREAKDMHERKRAREEEIETAEKAKREREWQKNFEETRDGRVDSWRSFQAGKGKAKKEKKPRSFLKPPKVKMEQRE encoded by the exons ATGAATGAAGCCGAGATGGCGGCTGCTGGAGGAGAGCCCCCTGCCCAGAGTGGTCCGGATGATTTGTTCAATCATTTCTACACAGAG GTAAAGCAGATAGAGAAAAGAGACTCTGTGCTAACCTCGAAGCAGCAAATAGACAGGCTGCTCAGACCTGGGTCGTCCTACTTCAATTTAAACCCCTTTGAG GTGTTACAAATCGATCCAGAGGCTACAGATGAGGAGTTGAAGAAGAGATTCCGAGCG TTGTCCATCTTGGTCCATCCAGACAAGAACCAGGATGATCCAGGCAGAGCACAACTAGCRTTTGAAG CTGTGGACAAGGCATACAAAAACCTGCTGGAACCAGAACAGAAGAAGAGGGCAGTTGATGTAATCCAAGCAGGAAAGGAATATGTTGAGCATAAT atgaaagagaagaagaaacWGCTGAAGAAGGATGGGAAGCCTCAATTCGTGGAGGAGGATGACCCGGAAATG TTCAGACAGGCGGTGTACAAGCAGACTATGAAGTTGTTTGCAGAGCTTGAAatcaagaggaaggagagggaagccAAGGACATGCATGAACG GAAAAGGGCAAGAGAGGAAGAGATTGAGACGGCAGAGAAAGCTAAGCGAGAGAGGGAATGGCAGAAGAACTTTGAG GAAACAAGGGATGGCCGAGTGGATAGTTGGAGGAGTTTCCAGGCAGGCAAAGGAAAAGCTAAAAAAGAGAAGAAACCCCGGTCATTCTTGAAGCCTCCTAAAGTCAAGATGGAGCAGAGGGAGTGA